In Solanum lycopersicum chromosome 5, SLM_r2.1, the following are encoded in one genomic region:
- the LOC138348681 gene encoding uncharacterized protein: MYHDLSEHYWWCGIKRDITDFVLRCLTFQQVKCEHQRPGGVSQRMPIPTWKWERITMEFVVGLPTTYIPHESYVLSLDSTELGPDLTFEEEPIAILERFLHLAVNILLPGVNSIPDIFQYNTNDLSIFVSVNATVCHPALFQSKRADSPFCEGVEEVVDFEIEVEGVKPYDFTMASTTKKFRKRGEFSGSYSRGKSSGGYPARPIQSSLQAVAGGPPQTDCNAKTVTLAKPGTVPLVCEGDYTSTPVRIISFLRANIMTFLEKLLAAQSRQKEYADRKVRGLEFIEGEQVLLKVSPMKGVMRFGKRGHVLSDQGEEVDPRNTEAVKNWPKPLTPTDIHNFLGIAGYYCMFVEGFSSIAAPLTALT; this comes from the exons atgtatcatgatctgagtgagcattactggtggtgtgggataAAGAGAGATATTACAGACTTTGTTTTGAGGTGTTTGACTTTccagcaggtcaagtgtgagcaccagcgaCCTGGGGGTGTATCTCAAAGGATGCCTAttcccacttggaagtgggagcggattactatggagtttgttgtgggtttgcctaccaca TACATTCCGCATGAATCTTATGTGCTTTCACTTGATTCCACGGAGttgggtccagacttgacatttgaggaggagcctatagctattttggaAAG gtttttacatcttgctgtgaataTCTTACTTCCTGGTGTtaactctattcctgacattttccaatataatactaatgatttatctatatttgtatctgttaatgctact gtatgccacccagctttatTTCAGTCCaaaagagcggattcgccgttttgtgaaggggttgag gaagtggtagactttgagatagaggtggagggagtgaagccatatgacttcaccatggcatcaactactaagaagtttcgtaagagaggtgagtttagtggttcttactccagagggaaGAGTTctggaggttatccagcccgacctattcagtcttcactacaggctgtagctgggggtccaccacagaccg attgtaatgctaaaactgtaacgttagccaagcctgggacagttCCGTTAGTATgtgagggtgactacacttccactccagttcgtatcatctcctttcttcgtgctaatataatg accttcctg gaaaagcttctagcggctcaaagtaggcagaaagaatatgcagatcgaaaggtgaGAGGCTTGGAGTTTAttgagggtgagcaagtcttgctgaaggtttcacccatgaaaggggtgatgcggtttggtaagcgag GTCATGTTTTGTCCGATCAGGGTGAGGAGGTGGACCCTAGGAATACTGAGGCTGTAAAGAATTggccaaaacctcttactcccaccGATATCCATAACTTTCTAGGAATAGCTGGTTACTACTGCATGTTCGTGGAGGGTTTTTCCTCCATTGCTGCCCCACTGACAGCTTTGACTTAG